In Rhodococcus rhodochrous, a single genomic region encodes these proteins:
- a CDS encoding mycofactocin-coupled SDR family oxidoreductase, translating into MMGFEGRVAFVTGAARGQGRSHAVAFAEAGADVVVCDRCSDSPVVGYPLATKEDLAETVRLVEATGRRVVSATLDTADRPAMDALVARAHAELGRIDIAVANAGVSVAAPVHRMPQQMWDEAIASNLTGVFNTVAAVAPGMIERGYGRIVTVSSMLGRAGNTNMAAYAASKWGVIGLTKSAALDLAQNGITVNAVAPGNISTPMIHNDALYGMLRPDLEHPTADDVAPVFTSLHAQPVPWLDPAEITRAVLFFADEASAHISGTVLPIDAGNAARVTG; encoded by the coding sequence ATGATGGGTTTCGAGGGCAGGGTCGCATTCGTGACGGGAGCGGCGCGGGGCCAAGGACGCTCGCACGCCGTCGCATTCGCCGAAGCAGGGGCCGACGTGGTCGTCTGCGACCGGTGCTCCGACTCACCGGTGGTGGGATATCCGCTGGCGACAAAGGAGGACCTCGCGGAGACGGTGCGACTCGTCGAGGCGACCGGTCGCCGAGTCGTCTCCGCGACACTCGACACCGCCGACCGTCCGGCGATGGACGCTCTGGTCGCCCGTGCCCACGCCGAACTCGGACGGATCGACATCGCGGTCGCCAATGCCGGGGTGTCGGTGGCGGCACCGGTGCACCGCATGCCGCAACAGATGTGGGACGAAGCGATCGCGTCCAATCTCACCGGGGTGTTCAACACCGTCGCCGCGGTCGCGCCCGGGATGATCGAGCGCGGCTACGGACGCATCGTCACGGTGTCGTCGATGCTCGGCCGAGCGGGCAACACCAACATGGCCGCATATGCGGCGTCGAAATGGGGCGTGATCGGCCTGACGAAGAGCGCGGCCCTGGACCTCGCGCAGAACGGCATCACCGTCAACGCCGTCGCCCCGGGCAACATTTCCACGCCGATGATCCACAACGACGCGCTCTACGGGATGCTGCGGCCCGACCTCGAACATCCGACCGCCGACGATGTCGCCCCGGTGTTCACCTCCCTGCACGCACAACCGGTGCCGTGGCTCGACCCGGCCGAGATCACCCGTGCGGTCCTGTTCTTCGCCGACGAGGCGTCCGCACACATCTCCGGCACCGTGCTGCCGATCGATGCCGGCAACGCCGCCCGGGTGACGGGCTGA
- a CDS encoding flavodoxin family protein, protein MTALHAVALNCTLKPSPAESSTDKMVAHVFGALSKHDVSVETVRVVDFDVRPGVEADMGDGDQWPEIVERIASADILLVATPTWVGHMSSVAQRVLERLDAELSNTDDENRPRMVGKVGIAAVVGNEDGAHKIVADLFQSLNDIGFSIPAQGSTYWNGEAMSGTDFKDLDEIPEAVRSTTESVARNAVHLATLLRQRRYAPYPG, encoded by the coding sequence ATGACAGCACTGCACGCCGTGGCCCTGAACTGCACGCTCAAGCCGTCCCCCGCCGAGTCCAGCACCGACAAGATGGTGGCGCACGTGTTCGGCGCACTGTCGAAGCACGACGTCAGCGTCGAAACCGTCCGGGTCGTCGACTTCGACGTCAGGCCCGGCGTCGAGGCCGACATGGGCGACGGTGATCAATGGCCGGAGATCGTCGAGCGCATCGCCTCGGCCGACATCCTGCTCGTCGCCACACCGACCTGGGTGGGACACATGTCGAGCGTCGCCCAGCGCGTCCTCGAGCGGCTCGATGCCGAATTGTCGAACACCGACGACGAGAACAGGCCGCGCATGGTGGGCAAGGTCGGGATCGCCGCGGTCGTCGGCAACGAGGACGGCGCGCACAAGATCGTCGCCGACCTGTTCCAGAGCCTCAACGACATCGGTTTCTCGATCCCCGCCCAGGGCTCGACCTACTGGAACGGCGAGGCGATGTCGGGCACCGACTTCAAGGATCTCGACGAGATCCCCGAAGCGGTGCGCTCGACCACCGAATCGGTCGCCCGCAATGCCGTGCACCTGGCGACGCTGTTGCGTCAGCGTCGGTACGCGCCCTACCCGGGGTGA
- a CDS encoding ATP-binding cassette domain-containing protein: MADAIVAEGLIKTYGKVRALDGVDLRVPEGTVTALLGPNGAGKTTTVRVLTTLLVPDAGRAEVAGYDVLTEARELRSRIGASGQYAAVDEYLTGFENLEMVGRLYHLGVKRSRLRARELLEQFDLEEAGDRPVKGYSGGMRRRLDLAGALVADPPVLFLDEPTTGLDPRARLGLWDVIDTLVQRGTTLLLTTQYMDEAERLADDIVVIDRGTVIARGTADELKSRVGGERIELAVTDTDQRERAVHELESVASGEIRVERSTGRITVPVSGDSGGGADGLVTALGKLSAAGIRVSDVALRKPTLDDVFLTLTGRGTDEKVEEAVS, from the coding sequence ATGGCCGACGCCATAGTTGCAGAAGGACTGATCAAGACATACGGGAAGGTCAGAGCGCTCGACGGGGTCGATCTGCGGGTACCGGAGGGGACGGTCACCGCACTGCTCGGTCCCAACGGCGCCGGTAAGACCACCACGGTGCGGGTGCTGACGACACTGCTCGTCCCCGATGCCGGTCGCGCCGAAGTGGCGGGATACGACGTCCTCACCGAAGCGCGGGAACTCCGTTCCCGGATCGGAGCGTCGGGGCAGTACGCGGCGGTCGACGAATATCTCACGGGCTTCGAGAACCTCGAGATGGTCGGCCGGCTGTACCACCTCGGCGTCAAACGGAGTCGCCTCCGGGCACGCGAGCTCCTCGAACAGTTCGATCTCGAGGAAGCGGGCGATCGCCCGGTGAAGGGTTATTCGGGCGGTATGCGACGCCGCCTCGACCTCGCCGGTGCGCTCGTTGCCGATCCTCCGGTGCTGTTCCTCGACGAACCCACGACGGGTCTCGATCCGCGGGCCCGCCTCGGGTTGTGGGACGTCATCGACACCCTCGTGCAGCGCGGCACCACGCTGCTGCTCACGACGCAGTACATGGACGAGGCCGAACGCCTCGCCGACGACATCGTCGTGATCGATCGGGGCACGGTCATCGCCCGCGGCACGGCCGACGAGCTCAAGAGCCGCGTCGGTGGCGAACGCATCGAACTCGCCGTGACCGACACCGACCAGCGTGAGCGGGCGGTCCACGAGCTCGAATCGGTGGCATCCGGGGAGATCAGGGTCGAACGCAGCACCGGTCGCATCACGGTGCCGGTCAGCGGCGACTCGGGCGGCGGAGCCGACGGGCTCGTGACGGCGCTGGGGAAGCTGTCGGCCGCGGGCATCCGGGTCTCCGACGTCGCTCTGCGGAAACCGACCCTCGACGACGTGTTCCTCACGCTCACCGGTCGCGGGACGGACGAGAAGGTCGAGGAGGCGGTGTCGTGA
- a CDS encoding DUF2252 domain-containing protein, protein MSVTDGHVVHPTREQRVQNGLAARRVTPVESLAELGELSRDPIALLESQAQTRVPQLVPVRYGRMATSAFAFFRGAALVMADDLSRTPNSGLHTQLCGDAHASNFGLFATPERRTAFDVNDFDETYPGPFEWDVKRLVASLEIAGRDNGFTAKERRKITRACAAEYRETMCRQAQLGNMAVRYAHLDPTAEMAELGGKLSARMEKRTRKALEKASRRDSLQALEKLTTIIDGHRRIISDPPLIVPVEEVFADLDAEAIYDELYGRVRAYRATLQWDRRVLLEQFELVQAARKVVGVGSVGTRAWILLLRGADDDDPLFLQAKEAQRSVLSYYVDGPAFRNEGERVVNGQRLMQSASDIFLGWQQGAGADGVNRDFYIRQLRDGKGSAVIEEMAPKGMKLYGRLCGRVLAYAHARAGDRIAVAAYLGTDEEFDEALSSFAVSYADRNERDLQALHDAVEQGRVKVRTGL, encoded by the coding sequence GTGTCGGTCACGGACGGACATGTCGTGCACCCGACCCGCGAACAGCGGGTCCAGAACGGTCTCGCCGCTCGCAGGGTCACTCCCGTCGAGTCGCTGGCCGAGCTCGGGGAGTTGTCCCGGGATCCGATCGCCCTGCTCGAGAGTCAGGCGCAGACCCGCGTCCCGCAGCTCGTCCCGGTCCGGTACGGACGCATGGCGACGTCGGCGTTCGCGTTCTTCCGCGGTGCTGCGCTGGTGATGGCCGACGATCTGTCGCGAACCCCGAACAGCGGTCTGCACACCCAACTGTGCGGCGACGCCCACGCGAGCAATTTCGGTCTGTTCGCGACCCCCGAACGCAGAACGGCCTTCGACGTCAACGACTTCGACGAAACCTATCCGGGGCCGTTCGAATGGGACGTCAAGCGCCTGGTCGCGAGCCTCGAGATCGCCGGTCGCGACAACGGGTTCACCGCGAAGGAACGCCGGAAGATCACCCGGGCGTGTGCGGCGGAATACCGCGAAACCATGTGCAGACAGGCGCAACTCGGGAACATGGCCGTGCGCTACGCGCATCTCGATCCGACCGCGGAGATGGCGGAGCTCGGCGGGAAGCTCAGCGCCCGGATGGAGAAGCGCACCCGCAAAGCGCTCGAGAAGGCCTCGCGCCGCGACAGTCTCCAGGCACTGGAGAAGCTGACCACCATCATCGACGGTCACCGCCGGATCATCAGCGATCCGCCGCTCATCGTGCCTGTCGAAGAGGTCTTCGCCGACCTCGACGCCGAGGCGATCTACGACGAGTTGTACGGCCGTGTCCGTGCGTACCGGGCGACGCTGCAGTGGGACCGCCGGGTCCTTCTCGAACAGTTCGAGCTGGTCCAGGCCGCGCGGAAGGTCGTCGGAGTGGGCAGCGTCGGCACGCGGGCGTGGATCCTCCTGCTGCGCGGTGCGGACGACGACGATCCGCTGTTCCTGCAGGCGAAGGAGGCGCAGCGTTCGGTGCTGTCGTACTACGTCGACGGTCCGGCCTTCCGGAACGAGGGCGAACGCGTCGTGAACGGTCAGCGGCTGATGCAGTCGGCGAGCGACATCTTCCTCGGCTGGCAGCAGGGCGCCGGAGCCGACGGCGTGAACCGGGACTTCTACATCCGTCAGCTCCGCGACGGCAAGGGTTCGGCGGTAATCGAGGAGATGGCGCCCAAGGGCATGAAGCTCTACGGCCGACTCTGCGGCCGGGTGCTCGCCTACGCCCACGCCCGGGCCGGCGACCGGATCGCGGTGGCTGCCTATCTCGGCACGGACGAGGAGTTCGACGAGGCGCTCTCGTCGTTCGCGGTGTCCTACGCCGACCGCAACGAGCGCGACCTGCAGGCGCTGCACGACGCCGTCGAACAGGGACGAGTGAAGGTCCGGACCGGACTCTGA
- a CDS encoding alpha/beta hydrolase family protein — translation MALPDTGSVAVSNGTDAPVTFEADGTTFHGSLRNPDGAAVAAALLLPGSGTTDRNGNQPGVAADTLVRTADALAAHGIASLRFDKIGAGETGLGSYTVETVGEYGFTEQVDHAEAAVRLLAERTGVSPEEILVLGHSEGALTALALADRGIGDGFAFLAPLPMRYLDLLSAQLNAVVDSGQLGPDGEAVRADLSRAVESLRTTGAFPTDLHPVLAQFGMNPANAKFLFESDKLDPVELAAELAADTPVLLTCSDKDLNISCAQVEPLRNALSHTDLQFEHFTTANHSLEELGPLQPGPADQVALLPTSFEFSAAIDGWAAARGR, via the coding sequence GTGGCCCTTCCTGACACGGGTTCGGTCGCCGTGTCGAACGGCACCGACGCCCCGGTGACCTTCGAGGCCGACGGCACCACCTTCCACGGCAGCCTCCGCAACCCGGACGGAGCCGCGGTGGCCGCCGCACTGCTGCTCCCGGGCAGCGGTACCACCGATCGCAACGGCAACCAGCCCGGCGTCGCGGCCGACACCCTGGTGCGTACCGCGGACGCACTCGCCGCCCACGGCATCGCGAGCCTGCGCTTCGACAAGATCGGGGCCGGCGAGACGGGTCTCGGGTCCTACACCGTCGAGACCGTCGGCGAGTACGGCTTCACCGAGCAGGTCGACCACGCCGAAGCTGCGGTGCGCCTGCTCGCCGAACGCACCGGAGTCTCCCCCGAGGAGATCCTCGTCCTCGGACACAGCGAGGGTGCACTGACCGCGCTCGCGCTGGCCGATCGCGGCATCGGAGACGGTTTCGCATTCCTCGCTCCGCTGCCGATGCGCTATCTGGACCTCCTGTCGGCCCAGCTGAATGCCGTGGTGGATTCCGGACAGCTCGGCCCCGACGGTGAGGCGGTCCGGGCCGACCTGTCGCGTGCCGTCGAGTCGCTGCGGACGACCGGGGCCTTCCCCACCGACCTGCACCCGGTCCTCGCGCAGTTCGGAATGAACCCCGCGAACGCCAAGTTCCTCTTCGAATCCGACAAGCTCGATCCGGTCGAACTCGCCGCAGAACTGGCGGCCGACACCCCGGTGCTGCTCACCTGCTCCGACAAGGACCTGAACATCAGCTGCGCGCAGGTCGAGCCGCTGCGGAACGCCCTCTCCCACACCGACCTGCAGTTCGAGCACTTCACCACCGCGAACCACAGCCTCGAGGAGCTCGGACCGCTGCAGCCCGGCCCCGCCGATCAGGTGGCCCTGCTGCCCACCTCGTTCGAGTTCTCGGCGGCGATCGACGGGTGGGCTGCCGCACGCGGTCGCTGA
- a CDS encoding ABC transporter permease has translation MVASDGLTIAKRNMIKIKRVPDLLVFTTLSPIMFVLLFAYVFGSAIDVPGVSYREFLIAGIFTQTVIFGSTWTGLGMVEDLQKGIIDRFRSLPMAPSAVLIGRTSTDVLINVLSLVVMSLTGLLVGWRINTSVGEALAGYLLLLLFAYALSWVMAVIGMWIRTPEVFNNASFMVIFPLSFIANTFVDPSSMPTVLRVIAEWNPISAVTQAVRELFGNTNPMVPPPDVWPLQNPILASLLWTALMLIVFVPFAIRRYQKAVSR, from the coding sequence ATGGTCGCATCCGACGGCCTGACCATCGCCAAGCGCAACATGATCAAGATCAAGCGTGTGCCGGATCTGCTGGTGTTCACGACGCTGTCGCCGATCATGTTCGTGCTGTTGTTCGCCTACGTCTTCGGCAGTGCGATCGACGTTCCCGGCGTCTCGTACCGGGAGTTCCTCATCGCAGGCATCTTCACCCAGACGGTCATCTTCGGGTCCACGTGGACGGGCCTCGGGATGGTCGAAGACCTGCAGAAGGGCATCATCGACCGGTTCCGGTCGCTGCCGATGGCCCCGTCCGCGGTGCTCATCGGCCGTACCAGCACCGACGTGCTGATCAACGTGCTCAGTCTCGTGGTGATGTCGTTGACCGGTCTGCTCGTGGGGTGGCGGATCAACACCTCGGTCGGTGAGGCGCTCGCCGGCTACCTGTTGCTGTTGTTGTTCGCCTACGCCCTGTCGTGGGTGATGGCCGTGATCGGCATGTGGATCCGCACACCCGAGGTCTTCAACAACGCGAGCTTCATGGTGATCTTCCCGTTGTCGTTCATCGCGAACACGTTCGTCGATCCGTCGTCGATGCCGACGGTGCTGCGCGTCATCGCCGAATGGAATCCCATCTCGGCGGTCACGCAGGCGGTCCGCGAACTGTTCGGCAACACCAATCCCATGGTGCCACCACCCGACGTATGGCCCCTGCAGAATCCGATCCTCGCGTCGCTGCTGTGGACGGCTCTGATGCTGATCGTGTTCGTGCCGTTCGCGATTCGCAGGTATCAGAAGGCCGTCAGCCGCTGA